The genome window CTCACCAAGTGGTCCAAGGGCGAGAAGATCGGCTTCAAGGCCAACCCCGGCTACTGGGGCGGCGCGCCGAAGGTCAAGAAGTTCACCATGGCGATCATCAAGGACGACGACATACGCGCCACCCGGCTGCGCTCCGGGGAACTCGACGGCGCGATCCTGCCGCCCAACCTGGCCAAGGGATTCGCCCGTGGCAGCGGCACCCACACGTACGCCGCCACCACGTACGACTACCGCACCGTGACCCTGCCCACCCACAACGAGGTCACGGGCGACATCGCCGTCCGGCGCGCCCTCGACGTCGCCGTCGACCGGAAGGCCATGGTCGACTCCATCCTCAACGGCGAGGGCCGGGCCGCGTACGGGCCCGTCCCCACCGACAGCGAGTGGTTCACCAAGGGCACCGAACGCTCCCACGACCTCGCCACCGCGAAGAAGATCCTCGACGACGCCGGGTGGAAGCCCGGCAAGGACGGCATCCGCACCAGGGACGGCGTGCGCGCCGCCTTCCCGCTCTGGTACCTCACCGGCGACAAGCTGCGCCAGGACCACGCGCTCGCCTATGCCTCCGATGCCAAGAAGGCCGGCATCGACATCACCACCGAGGCCGGCACCTGGGAGGTCATCGAGCCCCGGATGAAGCAGGACGCGGTCCTCGCGGGCGGCGGATCGCCCGCCGACCCCGACTTCGACCAGTACACACTGCTGAAGTCCTCGCTCGCGGGCGACGGCTTCAACAACATGGCCTGGTACGACAACAAGGCCGTCGACCGGGCCCTCGAAGCGGGCCGCAGGAGCGGTGACGACGCCGAACGCAAAGCCGCCTACGACACCGTCCAGCGCGAGCTGGTGAAGAACCCCGGCTACACCTTCCTCACCCATATCGACCACCTCTACGTCGTGAAGGACCGCTTCGGCCCCCTCACCACCCAGGTCGAACCGCACGACCACGGACTGGCATCCGGCCCGTGGTGGAACGTCGAGGACTGGACGCCGAAGAAGTGAACCACCGCCTCCCCTGGGGGCCGATGGGCAGAATGGCGGGACGGCGGGCGCTGCTCGCCGTCCCCGTCCTGGCCGCCGTGACGTTCGGCGTCTTCGCCGTCGCCGCCGCTTCCCCCTTCGATCCGGTCAAGGCGTACGCGGGCACCGCCGGGCTCACCGCGTCGCAGGAGAACCTCGACCAGTTGCGCGCCAACCTCGGTGTCGACCAGCCGCTCGTGAGCCGCTGGTGGACCTGGCTGAGCTCGGCGCTCGGCGGCGACCTCGGCGACTCCGCCGTGATGCGTCAGCCGGTCGCCGATGTCATCGGCGAACGCCTCGGCTGGTCCGTGCTGCTCGCCGCGTCCGCCTTCGCCGTCGCCGTGCTCCTCGGCACGGGCCTCGGCGTACTGGCCGCCCGCAGGCCCGGCCGCCTGCTCGACCGGTGCGTCAGATCCGCCGCGTACACGCTCGAAGCCGCCCCGGCCTTCTGGCTCGGGCTGCTCGCCATCTGGTTCTTCGCCCTGGAACTCGACGTGCTCCCGGCCGGCGGTCTCACCGACGCGGCCAGCGACACCGTCACCTTCGGGCAGGTCGCCGGCCATCTGGTGCTCCCCGCGGCCGTGCTCGGTATCTCCCAGCTGCCGTGGTTCTTCCTCTACGTGCGCCAGGGTGTCGCGGACGCGCTCGGCGAGGACCCGGTGCGCGGCGCCCGCGCCCGCGGACTGAGCGAGCGGACCGTACTGCTCGGCCACGCGCTGCGCTCCGGCATGCTGCCGATGCTCACCCTCATCGGCTCCCGCGTCCCCGAACTCATCACCGGCGCCCTCCTCGTCGAGACGGTCTTCAGCTGGCCCGGCATCGCCGCCGCCACCGTGCAGGCCGCCACCTCCGTCGACTTCCCGCTGCTGGCCGCGCTCACGGTGCTGGCCACCGTGGCGGTCGTCCTCGGCAACCTCCTCTCCGACCTGCTGTACGCGCTCGCCGACCCGAGAGTGGGCTTCGATGGCTGAACCCGACCTCGGACCCGCCGGCCGCACGACCCGCCGTGTCCGCGTGGTCAGCTCCGCCGGGATCGTCGCCGCGGTGCTGCTCGCGGTCCTGCTCGTGCCCCCGCTGGTCCAGCTCGACCAGCAGGCCGTCGACCTGGCGGCCAAGCTCCGGCCACCGTCCTGGCAGCACCCGTTCGGCACCGACGACGTCGGGCGCGATCTGCTCCTGCGCTGCGTCTACGGGCTCCGCGTCTCGCTGCTCGTCGGCGTCGTCGCCGGGCTCACCGCGACGGTCATCGGGACCGCGGTCGGCGCACTGGCCGCGGCGTTCGGAGGCTGGACGGACCGCGTAGTCATGCGGCTGGTGGACACCTTCTCGTCCGTACCTCATCTGCTGCTCGGCATCTTCATCGTCGCCATGTTCCGGCCCGGCGTCGGCCCGGTGATCGTCTCCGTCGCGCTCACCCACTGGCTCTCGACGGCCAGGATCGTCCGCTCCGAAGTGCTCTCGCTCCGCTCGCGTCCGTTCATCGACGCGGCGATCTCCGGCGGTGCCTCGCGCGGGCGGGTCGTCGTCCGGCATCTGTTGCCCGCCGTGCTTCCGCAGGCGGGCCTGGCGGCCGTGCTGATGGTGCCGCACGCCATGTGGCACGAGTCCGCGCTCTCCTTCCTGGGGCTCGGGCTGCCCACCCATCAGGCGAGCCTGGGCAATCTCGTGCAGACGGCGCGCGGTTCGCTCCTCGCCGGGGACTGGTGGCCGACGCTCTTCCCCGGCCTGTTCCTGGTGATACCGACCCTCGCGCTGGCGGGCCTCGCCGGCGCGTGGCGGGAGCGGATCAATCCGCGCCGCCGATCGGAGCTGATGCTGTGAAGAACGCCCCCGGCCCGAAGGCGCCGGTCCTCTCCGTCCGTGGTCTCTCCGTGCGCTTCCGGATGCGGGGCGGCCGGCACATCGCCGCCGTCGCCGACGCGCACTTCGACCTCGCGGCGGGGGAGTGTCTGGCCCTGGTCGGCGAGAGCGGCTGCGGGAAGTCCGTACTGGCCTCGGCGCTGCTGGGACTGCTTCCCGGCAATGCGCGGACCTCGGGCTCGGCACTGCTCGATGACGGCACCGATCTCCTGACCGCCGGTGAACGGACCCTAGCCCGTACGGTACGGGGCCGCCGCATCGGACTCGTACCGCAGAGCCCCGCCGCACACCTCACCCCGGTCCGCACCGTACGCGCCCAGCTGGAGGAGACCCTCCGCGAACTGACCGGCGCCCGCAGGCCCGCCCTGCGCCCCGCGGCCGAACAGGCCGCCGCACGCGCCTCGTTCCCGTCCGGGCACCTCGACCGGTATCCGCACGAACTCTCCGGCGGTCTCGCCCAGCGGGCCGCGACAGCGCTCGCCCTGATCGGCGACGCACCCCTGCTCCTCGCCGACGAGCCCACCACCGGACTCGACCGCGAGCTGGTCGAGCGGACCGCCGACGAACTGCGCCGCCACACCGACGGGGGCCGGGCGCTGCTGATCATCACCCACGATCTCGCGGCGGCCGAGCGGATCGCCGACCGGGTCGCCGTGATGTACGCGGGCCGCATCGTCGAACTCGCCGACGCCGAGCGGTTCTTCGGGAAGCCCGGACCACGCCACCCGTACGCGCGCGGACTCCTCGACGCCCTGCCGGAGCGCGCCTTCGTGCCGATCCCCGGAATGCCGCCCGAGCTCGGAGCGCTTCCCGAGGGGTGCGCGTTCGCGGCCCGCTGCGGGCGCGCCGACGACCGGTGTTCCGTACAGCCCCCGTTCGACGGCCGTCTCGCCTGCCACCACGGTGTGCGGGCGGACGGGGAGGAGCCGGTCCGTGCTTGAACTCATCCGCGTCACCGCCGGATACGACCGGCGCGATCCCGTCGTCCGCGAGGCCTCGCTGCGCCTGGCGCCGGGGGAGTCCCTCGGACTGCTGGGCCCGAGCGGCTGCGGCAAGTCCACCCTGGCCAGGGTCGCGGCCCTGCTGCACCGCCCGTACGCGGGCACGGTCGTGCTCGACGGCGAACCGGTACGCGGCTGGCGGCACCGTGCCCCGCGTGCGCAGCGCACCGCCATCGGCGTCGTCTTCCAGCAGCCCCGGCTCTCCGCCGACCCCAGGCTCACCCTGCGCGAACTCGTCGCCCAGCCGTTGCGGGCGACCGGCCGCCGCTCGGAGGTCGCGGACCGGGTGGCCGGGCTGGCACCGGCCGTCGGGCTCACACCGGAGCTGCTGGGCCGGCGCCCGCACGAGGTGAGCGACGGCCAGTTGCAGCGCGCCTGCCTGGCGAGGGCGCTGGTCCTGCGGCCGCGCTGGCTGATCTGCGACGAGATGACCGCGATGCTCGACGCGTCGACGACCGCCGCGCTGGTGGCGGTCGTCGAGTCCTACCGGAGGGAGTCCGGGGCCGGGCTGCTGGCCGTCGGCCACGACCGGGTGCTGCTGGAACGCTGGTGCGACCGCACGGTCGGCTGGCGGGAGTGCTCCGGACCGGGCGCAGCGCGGGAGTCCATGAGCCCGAACGGATAAGTCCATGCCCCCGGGCGTGACACACCCCCACTCTTGTTGATGAGTCCATGACCGAAGGGGTGGGTCGGTCGATCCGTCCGGACAAGGAGTGGGACATGCACGGAGCACGCGCCACCGTCGCGGTGGTGATCCTCGCCGTCGCCGCCTGCCTGGGGCTGGCCGGACCGTCCGCGGCGGCCGGCCAGACCCCGGGTTCATACAGCAACTACACGTTCCCGGCCGGGACGACCGCCCTCGACGAGGTCACCTTCGGGACGACCGTCCAGTCCGACCCCGGCCGCGCGAACGTCTTCTGGTCCCACCAGTTCGGCTTCACCAACGGGGTCGGCGGCTACATCGGAATGCAGCGCAACCGCTCCGGCGGCGGCCTGTTCCTCTTCTCGCTCTGGGACTCCACCGGAGGCAGGCCGGGAGACACGGGCACCTACTGCCAGACGTTCGCCGAGGGCGGCACCGGCTACACCTGCCGGCTCGGTGAGCGCTTCACGGCCGGACACCACTACCGCTTCCGCGTCGCACCCGACACGACGGCCGGCTGGTACCGGGCCACCATCACCGATGTCACCGCGGGCACGTCATTCGTCCTCGGCAGCCTGCAGACCGGCACCGGCGCGAAGGTCGCCACCGGCGGAATGGTCGACTGGGTCGAGTACTTCGACTGGAACAACAACGCCGCGACCTGCGCCGACTCGCCGTACTCCAAGGCCCTCCTCGACCTGCCCAGCGGTATGGCGGGCAGCGGAACCGTCACCGCCGCACTCGGCTCCACCAGCGTCAGCGGCACCTGCTCCAACGGCGCCTCGGTACGCGGTCAGGGCGGCGGCAGCGTGCACGAGGACGGCATCGGCAACTCGTCGTCCGGATCCCTCACGGGCATCGACGGCGCCTGCGTCGACATCCCCGGCGGCACCACCGGAACGCAGTTGGACCTCTGGAGCTGCAACGGCGGCAACAACCAGAACTGGGTACGGGCCGCCGACGGCACGCTCCGCGCCCAGTTCCACTGCATGGCCGTGAGCGGCACCACCGTACGGACCGCGGTCTGCGACGGCTCGGCCGCCCAGCAGTGGCGGATCGACGGCGCGGCCCTGGTGAACCCCGCCACCGGGCAGTGCCTGGACGCCTACGGGGGCGGCAGCGCCAACGGCACCCCGCTCGGCGTCTACGCCTGCACCGGTGGCGCCAACCAACGCTGGACGGTCCCGGCCTGACCGAGGAAACGGCAGTCGACGGGCGGACGACGACCGGATCAACTCTTGTGCGGAGTATGCCCGTTGTGGCGATCACCATCGCATACTCGGTCGCGTCCGCCCGTCCGGTCCACCACTCGCTCCCCGGGAGAATCCATGGCGTTCCCGACCCGCCGAAGCGTCGTCACCACCGCGCTCGCCACCGCGGCCGCAGGCGCGTTCCTGTCCCCGCACACGGCCGCCGCGTCCGAGGCCGCCTCGGCGTCCCCGGCCGTACGACGCCACCGCCCGCGCGCGCTGCGCAGGGCCCACGCGCACAACGACTACCTGCACACGCGCCCCCTGCACGACGCGCTCGGGCACGGCTTCACCAGCGTCGAGGCCGACATCTTCCTGGTGGACGGCGAACTGCTGGTCGCCCACGAGGCCACCGACCTCGACCCCGCCCGAACCCTCGCCTCGCTCTACCTCGACCCGCTGCTGGCGAGGGTCCGGGCCAACCACGGCACGGTCCACCCCGGCTACCACGAACCCGTGCAGCTGCTGATCGACATCAAGACGGACGGAGCCGCGGCCTACCTCGAACTCGACCGGCAGCTCCGGCACTACCGGCGGATGCTGACGTCGTACCACCACGGCCGGGTGCGGCCCGGTGCCATCACCGCTGTCATCTCCGGCGACCGCGCCGCCCGCGTCCCGATGGAGGCGCAGGCGACGCGCCACGCCTTCTACGACGGCCGCCCCGAAGACCTCGGAACCCCGGCCACCGCCTCGTTCATCCCGCTCATCAGCAGCAGCTGGACCGACGACTTCAGCTGGCTGGGCACGGGTCCCTTCCCCGCGGCCGAGCGGGACAGACTGCGTGCGCACGTCGCCCAGGCCCACCGCAGCGGCCGGCGCGTCCGCTTCTGGGCCACGCCGGACGCGCCGGGGCCGGAGCGGGACGCGGTCTGGACGGAGCTGCTGGCGGCCGGGGTCGACCACCTCAACACCGATGATCTGGCGGGGCTCGAACGCTTCCTCCGCACCCTCGACCGGGACAACCGGACTGGGGCCGCCCACCCCCGCGGCTGACCGGACGCGCCGCCCCGAGCGTGACAGCCAGTCAACACCCGGATGGCGGACACGCCAGTGCGCCGGATGGCTCCTCCGCTACGCCACACTGGCGGCCGAATGCCGCCTTCCGGCGCGGCGGAGGAGGTTGGCCATGGCCATTTCGATCTCACTGGTGCTGCTTCTGCTGATCCTCGCAGTGATCTTCCTCCGCAACGGGGGGCTGAAGATGTCGCATGCGCTGGTCTGCGCCATGCTCGGGTTCTTCCTCGCGGGTACGAGCATGGCGCCGACCATCCAGGACGGCCTTGCCGCCACGGCCAACGTCGTCAGTAGCCTCACGCCCTGAACCCCGGCGTCCTGCCGGGCGACCGTGAGCGGCGGGTCAGCCCCCGTCCGGGCCGGCCAGCCGCGAACGGATCAGGAACCGCACCCCTTCCGGCGCCTCCAGCGAGAATCCGCTGCCGCGCCCCTCCACCACGTCGACGATCAGCCGGGTGTGCGACCACACCTCGAACTGGCTCCTCGACATCCAGAACGGGATGCGCTCCGCCACCCCGTCGACGTCGAGCGAGGCCACCAGTACATCGGAGCCACCGGTACGGAACTCGCCGTCCTGGTAGCACATGGGCGCGCTGCCGTCGCAGCAGCCGCCCGACTGGTGGAACATCAGCGGTCCGTGGACCTCCCGCAGCCGTCGCAGCAGTTCCGCGGCTGCGGGAGTGAGCTCCACCGGCGGCGCTCCCGACGGGCTCATCGCAGCGACTCCGGACGGAGATCCGCCCACGCGTAACGGTGTTCGGGGCGGCCCGTGTCGCCGTACTTGAGGCTGAGACTGATCCGGCCCGCGCCCTCCAGATACTTGAGGTACCGCTGGGCGGTGGAGCGGCTGAGGCCCGCCCGGGTGGCGACCTCGTGCGCGGACAGCGGGCCCTCGGCGCCCGACAGGACATGGCGGATGACATCCGCGGTGGGCGCGGAGTGCCCCTTGGGCAGCCCGGCCGCGGGGCCGGACTCCGTGGTGCGAAGGGCGCCGAAGATCTGGTCGACCTGCTCCTGCCCGGCCTCGCCTCGGCCGCCGCCCACACCTTCGAGGGTCCGGCGCAGGGCCGCGTAGCTCTCCAGCTTGGACCGCAGACCGCTGAAGTTGAACGGCTTGACGAGGTACTGCAGCGCCCCGTACCGCATGGCGGTCCGAACGGTCGACACGTCGCGGGCCGCGGTCACCATGATCACATCGGCCGGGTGGCCGAGCTGGCGCAGCCGCCGCACCAGCGTCAGGCCCGTCTCGTCCGGCAGGTAGTGATCGAGGAGGACGAGGTCGACATGGTCGCGCTCCAGGAAGGACAGTGCCTGAGCGGCGGTGTGCGCACGGGAGATGACCCGGAAGCCGGGGACCTTGGCCACGTACGCGGCATTGATCTCGGCGACCCGGAAATCGTCGTCCACCACCAGGACATCGATCATCGCGACTCTCCCACTTCTGTCAGCTGCCGTACGGTGAGTGCCTCGGGCAGGACGACGGTGAAGACCGCGCCGCCGCCGGCCCGTGCCGTGACGCGGGCCGCGCCACCGTAGCGCTCGGCCAGCCGGCGCACCAGCGCCAGACCCAGACCGCGTCCGCGGTGCGCGGGGGACTCCTTGGTGGACCAGCCCTCGGTGAAGATCTGTTCGCGCATCGCGGGAGGCACGCCGGGACCGTTGTCGCTGACCCGCAGGACCGCCGTCCCGCCCTCCGCGAGCAGCTCCACCTCGATGAGGGTGGCGACGTCCAGCGCGTTGTCGATGAGGTTGCCGAGGACGGTCACCAGATCACGCGGGTCCACCACCACGTCCGGCAGCCGGGTGCCCGGCGAGATGCGCAGGGACGCGCCCCGCTCCGCCGCGATGGCCGACTTGCCGACCAACAACGCCGACAGCAAAGGATCGTTGACGCGCTCCGCGACCTGTTCCGCCGAAGCCCGGTGCCCGTTGGTCACCTCCTCGACGAACTCCACCGCGGCATCGTGCCTGCCCAGCTCCAGCAGCCCGAGCAGGGTGTGCAGCCGGTTGGCGTGCTCGTGGTCCTGGGCGCGCAGCGCGTCCAGCAGGCCATGGGTGGAGTCCAGTTCACGGCCCAGCAGTTCCAGCTCGGTGCGGTCGCGCAAGGTGACCACGGCCCCGCCGTCACCGGTGGGCATGCGGTTGGCGATCAGCACCCGGCCCCGGCAGACGGTGATCAGGTTGGCGCCGTCGACCCGCCCCGCCAGCACCTCGGCCGTACGGCCCGGCGGCAGTACCTCGCCCAGCGGACGCCCGACGGCGTCCTGGTCCAGCTCCAGCAGACGCTGGGCCTCGTCGTTGAGCAATCGGATCCGGCCCCGTGCGTCGAGGGCGAGCACGGCCTCGCGGATGCTGTGCAGCATGGCCTCGCGCTCGTCCAGCAACGCGGAGATGTCGGCGAAGGCGAGTCCGTGCGTGCCGCGCTGGAGCCGCCGTGAGACGGCCAGGGCGGCCAGTACGCCCACGGCGAGCGCCGCTCCGGAGTAGAGCAGCAGGCCGGGAATGGTCCCGAGCAGCCGGTCGTGGACGCTGTCGTAGGCGATGCCCACCGACACGGCGCCCACGATGTCCTGGTGCCGGTCGCGGAGCGGGACCTTCGCACGTGCCGACCGGCCCAGGGTTCCGTCGTCGATCTGCATGATCTCCCGGCCGCCCAGAGCCGTGCTGGGGTCGGTCGAGACATGCCTGCCGATCTGCGTGACGTCGGTGTGCGACCAGCGCACCCCGCGGGTGTCCATGACGACGATGTACAGGGCTCCCGTGGCCCGCCGGATCCGTTCCGCCTCGGCCTGCACCGGTCCGCCGGGGCTGGGGTCGGTGCTCCTCAGATCGCGCACCAGGCCGGGTTCGGCTGCGGTGGTCTGGGCGATGGACAGGGCCTGGTGCATCGCCTGGTTGTCGAGCTGGTGGCTGAGCGGGGCGAGGAAGAGCCCCGTGATGAGCATGATCACTCCGGTGGTGATGGCCACCTGGGTGAGGAGCACCTGGGCGAAGACACGGCGGGGCCAGTGAATGCGCATGTGCTCGCCCTCTGCCTTCCTCCGGCCAGGAACATGATGCTCCGTTTCGTCCTTGTGTGAACGCAACGTAAACGTCGCGGTCGCCGATGACCAGTCCTCGTGGCGCATTCGTTGCCGGAGCGCGAGCAGAACGAGCAGAACCACGCGTTATGAGCAGAACCCCGAGTTGTGAGCGCAAGGGTGCCCGCGTCATCGGGGCGCCTTTAACGTCCCGCTCCATGAACAGCGAAACGAGCCCCGCCATCGAGCTGCGGGGGGCGAGCAAAGCGTTCCGGACTCCGTCGGGGGCGCTCCACACCGCCGTACGGGATCTGGACCTCACGATCGGGCGCGGCGAGTTCGTCGCCGTGGTGGGCCCCACCGGATGCGGCAAGTCGACCACGCTGACCCTGGTCAGCGGACTGGAGGAGCCCACCGAGGGGGAGGTGCTGGTGGCCGGGGAGCCGGTGCGCGGGATCGGCGACAAGGTCGGCTTCGTCTTCCAGCAGGACGCGGTCTTCCCGTGGCGGACCGTACTGTCCAATGTGATGGCGGGTCCCCGCTTCCGCGGCGTGCCCAAGCCCGAGGCGAAGGAGCGGGCCCGGGAGTGGCTCGCCAGGGTCGGCCTCTCCTCCTTCGAGGACCGCTACCCCCACCAGCTGTCCGGCGGTCAGCGCAAGCGCGTCGCCCTCGCGGCCACGTTCGTCAACGACCCCGAGATCCTGCTCATGGACGAGCCCTTCTCCGCGCTCGATGTGCAGACCAGGGCCCTGATGTCGGACGAGCTGCTGGAGCTGTGGGCCGGCACCGGCGCCTCCGTCGTCTTCGTCACCCATGACCTGGAGGAGTCCATCGCGCTCGCCGACAAGGTCGTGGTCATGACCGCCGGACCGGCCACGGTCAAGGAGGTCTTCGAGATCGACCTGCCCCGCCCCCGCAAGGTCGAACAGGTGCGGCTGGAGCCCCGGTTCGTCGAGATCTACCGGGAGATCTGGTCCTCGCTCGGCGAAGAGGTCCGCATCACCCGCGAGAGGGGTGCCCTCGATGTCGCCTGACACCATCACCGCGAGCGCCGCCGTCGGTAGGACCGAGCGGACCCGGGCCAGGGCGCGGGCCGCCAGGAACCGCAAGTACCTGGTGACGGGAAGCCGGATCGCGGTGCTTCTCGCGGTCATCGGGCTGTGGGAATGGCTGGCCCGTACGGCCGTCATCGACCCGTTCAACTTCTCGATGCCGTCGAAGATCTGGGACCAGATCCGTACCTGGGTCGTCGACGGAACCGCCCAGGGCTCCCTCTGGGAGCAGATCTGGTACACGCTCTACGAAGCGCTGCTCGGCTGGGTCATCGGCGTGATCGCCGGTGTGCTGCTGGGGATCGCGCTGGGGCGGGTCCGGTTCGCCGCCGATGTCCTCGGGCCGTACATCAAGGTGCTCAACGCCCTGCCCCGCATCGTGCTCGCGCCGATCTTCCTCATCTGGTTCGGCCTCGGCCCGGCGTCGAAGGTCGCCTCCGCGGTCGTCCTGGTGTTCTTCCCCGTCTTCTTCAACGCCTTCCAGGGCGCACGGGAGGTCGACCGCAATCTCGTCGCCAACTCCCGCATTCTGGGCGCCAGCAACCGTCAGGTCACCCTTCAGGTGGTCGTCCCCTCCGCCACGTCGTGGATCTTCACCAGCCTGCATGTGAGCTTCGGCTTCGCACTCATCGGCGCGATCGTCGGTGAGTACATCGGGGCCACCAAGGGACTCGGACTGCTGGTCGCCGCCTCCCAGGGCACGTTCAACGCCGCCGGTGTCTACGCCGCGATGGTCATCCTCGCGATCGTCGCGCTGCTGGCCGAAGGGCTGTTGACCTTCCTGGAGAAGCGGCTCTTCCGCTGGAAGCCGGCCGACGCCGACACCGGCCGCTGACGCCCCGTCGCCTTCCGTACCCCCCGATCCTCTCTCCACCTGTTTCTTCACAAGGACGTGAATCAGATGCGTACATCCACCCGGATCCCGGCCGTCGCCGTCGCCGGCGTACTCGCCCTGACCAGCCTCACCGCCTGTGGCGGCGGCGACTCCACCTCGGCCTCCGGTGGCAAGAACGACAAGGTCAAGATCATGGTCGGGGGCCTCGACAAGGTCATCTACCTGCCCGCGATGCTGACCGAGCGGCTCGGCTACTTCGAGGAGGAGGGCGTGTCGGTCCAGCTCCTGACCGAGCCCGCCGGAGTCCAGGCGGAGACGGCACTCGTCTCCGGCGATGTCCAGGGCACCGTGGGCTTCTACGACCACACCCTCGACCTTCAGGTGAAGGGCAAGCAGGTCGAGTCCGTCGTCCAGTTCTCCCACGCCCCCGGCGAGGTCGAGATCGTGTCCAACCAGGCGGCGGGCGACATCAGGTCGGCGAAGGACTTCAAGGGCAAGAAGCTCGGTGTGACGGGCATCGGTTCCTCCACCGACTTCCTCACGAAGT of Streptomyces sp. NBC_01363 contains these proteins:
- a CDS encoding ABC transporter substrate-binding protein, with amino-acid sequence MTARSIRGAAAVTLATVLSLTAAACSQPGGPDGGNSGSGAGDSAVVGIAYEPDSLSPLLGYGKDGNSKIFDGLLALDADMKLRPALATALPEVSDDGLTYTYRLRKGVKFSDGEPFGAKDVVFTYRTILDKKTNNASRTELDAVQSVEANGDDTVVFRLKYPYAPFARRTVLPIAPEHIAGKQDVNTGAFTTRPIGTGPYLLTKWSKGEKIGFKANPGYWGGAPKVKKFTMAIIKDDDIRATRLRSGELDGAILPPNLAKGFARGSGTHTYAATTYDYRTVTLPTHNEVTGDIAVRRALDVAVDRKAMVDSILNGEGRAAYGPVPTDSEWFTKGTERSHDLATAKKILDDAGWKPGKDGIRTRDGVRAAFPLWYLTGDKLRQDHALAYASDAKKAGIDITTEAGTWEVIEPRMKQDAVLAGGGSPADPDFDQYTLLKSSLAGDGFNNMAWYDNKAVDRALEAGRRSGDDAERKAAYDTVQRELVKNPGYTFLTHIDHLYVVKDRFGPLTTQVEPHDHGLASGPWWNVEDWTPKK
- a CDS encoding ABC transporter permease; translated protein: MGRMAGRRALLAVPVLAAVTFGVFAVAAASPFDPVKAYAGTAGLTASQENLDQLRANLGVDQPLVSRWWTWLSSALGGDLGDSAVMRQPVADVIGERLGWSVLLAASAFAVAVLLGTGLGVLAARRPGRLLDRCVRSAAYTLEAAPAFWLGLLAIWFFALELDVLPAGGLTDAASDTVTFGQVAGHLVLPAAVLGISQLPWFFLYVRQGVADALGEDPVRGARARGLSERTVLLGHALRSGMLPMLTLIGSRVPELITGALLVETVFSWPGIAAATVQAATSVDFPLLAALTVLATVAVVLGNLLSDLLYALADPRVGFDG
- a CDS encoding ABC transporter permease, producing the protein MAEPDLGPAGRTTRRVRVVSSAGIVAAVLLAVLLVPPLVQLDQQAVDLAAKLRPPSWQHPFGTDDVGRDLLLRCVYGLRVSLLVGVVAGLTATVIGTAVGALAAAFGGWTDRVVMRLVDTFSSVPHLLLGIFIVAMFRPGVGPVIVSVALTHWLSTARIVRSEVLSLRSRPFIDAAISGGASRGRVVVRHLLPAVLPQAGLAAVLMVPHAMWHESALSFLGLGLPTHQASLGNLVQTARGSLLAGDWWPTLFPGLFLVIPTLALAGLAGAWRERINPRRRSELML
- a CDS encoding ABC transporter ATP-binding protein, which gives rise to MRGGRHIAAVADAHFDLAAGECLALVGESGCGKSVLASALLGLLPGNARTSGSALLDDGTDLLTAGERTLARTVRGRRIGLVPQSPAAHLTPVRTVRAQLEETLRELTGARRPALRPAAEQAAARASFPSGHLDRYPHELSGGLAQRAATALALIGDAPLLLADEPTTGLDRELVERTADELRRHTDGGRALLIITHDLAAAERIADRVAVMYAGRIVELADAERFFGKPGPRHPYARGLLDALPERAFVPIPGMPPELGALPEGCAFAARCGRADDRCSVQPPFDGRLACHHGVRADGEEPVRA
- a CDS encoding ABC transporter ATP-binding protein, which produces MLELIRVTAGYDRRDPVVREASLRLAPGESLGLLGPSGCGKSTLARVAALLHRPYAGTVVLDGEPVRGWRHRAPRAQRTAIGVVFQQPRLSADPRLTLRELVAQPLRATGRRSEVADRVAGLAPAVGLTPELLGRRPHEVSDGQLQRACLARALVLRPRWLICDEMTAMLDASTTAALVAVVESYRRESGAGLLAVGHDRVLLERWCDRTVGWRECSGPGAARESMSPNG
- a CDS encoding ricin-type beta-trefoil lectin domain protein — protein: MHGARATVAVVILAVAACLGLAGPSAAAGQTPGSYSNYTFPAGTTALDEVTFGTTVQSDPGRANVFWSHQFGFTNGVGGYIGMQRNRSGGGLFLFSLWDSTGGRPGDTGTYCQTFAEGGTGYTCRLGERFTAGHHYRFRVAPDTTAGWYRATITDVTAGTSFVLGSLQTGTGAKVATGGMVDWVEYFDWNNNAATCADSPYSKALLDLPSGMAGSGTVTAALGSTSVSGTCSNGASVRGQGGGSVHEDGIGNSSSGSLTGIDGACVDIPGGTTGTQLDLWSCNGGNNQNWVRAADGTLRAQFHCMAVSGTTVRTAVCDGSAAQQWRIDGAALVNPATGQCLDAYGGGSANGTPLGVYACTGGANQRWTVPA
- a CDS encoding phosphatidylinositol-specific phospholipase C/glycerophosphodiester phosphodiesterase family protein: MAFPTRRSVVTTALATAAAGAFLSPHTAAASEAASASPAVRRHRPRALRRAHAHNDYLHTRPLHDALGHGFTSVEADIFLVDGELLVAHEATDLDPARTLASLYLDPLLARVRANHGTVHPGYHEPVQLLIDIKTDGAAAYLELDRQLRHYRRMLTSYHHGRVRPGAITAVISGDRAARVPMEAQATRHAFYDGRPEDLGTPATASFIPLISSSWTDDFSWLGTGPFPAAERDRLRAHVAQAHRSGRRVRFWATPDAPGPERDAVWTELLAAGVDHLNTDDLAGLERFLRTLDRDNRTGAAHPRG
- a CDS encoding DUF779 domain-containing protein, whose translation is MSPSGAPPVELTPAAAELLRRLREVHGPLMFHQSGGCCDGSAPMCYQDGEFRTGGSDVLVASLDVDGVAERIPFWMSRSQFEVWSHTRLIVDVVEGRGSGFSLEAPEGVRFLIRSRLAGPDGG
- a CDS encoding response regulator, which encodes MIDVLVVDDDFRVAEINAAYVAKVPGFRVISRAHTAAQALSFLERDHVDLVLLDHYLPDETGLTLVRRLRQLGHPADVIMVTAARDVSTVRTAMRYGALQYLVKPFNFSGLRSKLESYAALRRTLEGVGGGRGEAGQEQVDQIFGALRTTESGPAAGLPKGHSAPTADVIRHVLSGAEGPLSAHEVATRAGLSRSTAQRYLKYLEGAGRISLSLKYGDTGRPEHRYAWADLRPESLR